TGTTGTTTCAAAAATAAGGATGAAAGATAAAAATGAAGAGTATCGGTGGGTAAAACATCGTATGTTCTATATTTATTCTCCATATAACAGGAGATTGAGGTTTGCTCTGTGTCTTTATAATATTGCTCTTTCTTCATCTTCTGCACCGGATTTTATGATTATTGATACTGTAAAAGGAGAGATTATAGTAAAAGATAAGCTTGATTATAAAAATATTCTAAGCCCAAGGGAACTGGAAGTCCTAAAGTTTGTAGGAGAGGGTTATGCAAGTAAAGAGATTGCAGATTTACTCTCTATAAGCATCAATACTGTAAGCCGGCACCGTCAGAATATTCTGGAAAAGCTGAAGGTTAAAAACTCTACACAGGCATTCAAAGACAGCTTTTATTAAAGATCCAGTTTTCAAAATCCGAAAAATTCACCTTGCTGTTTTGTATCTTAATGATTAAATTTATATCTTGAATATAGATTAGCAAGAAGCATACATGATGAAAAGAAGCGAAGAAATTACCCACCAGTATTTTACTTTTTTAGATAAGCATATCCAGGATGTAATCTCAGGAGATGTTCCGGAATTCCTGGAACTGAATGAAATTGCCGGAGAACTTGCCATTTCCCATAAACACCTTACGGATACCATTAAAAAGGAAACCGGACAACATCCTTGTTCTTTTTATGATGAAAAAATTATTGATCAGATCAAACAAATGCTTATGGAATCTGACCAATCTGTGGCAGAAATTGCCCGTATTTTTACTTATGATCCTTCTAATTTCTCGAAATTTTTCAAAAAAATGACCGGCTTTACTCCCGGAAATTTCAGAAATTCCAAAAAAATTTAAATTGACTGCTTTTTTTGTTTAATATTGTTGTAGCAAGAGATTGGCGGCGGTTTTTGCTTCAGAGTAGGGATTTGGCCTTTAAGATTGCTGTGTTTAAGAAGTTGTTTAGTGAATTAAAATGTTAAAATAGCAAAAAAATAATCTTTTATAAATGAGTTGTTTGTGAAAAATAATTGCATTTTTTTATTATTTGTGTATTAATATTTCTTTATTGTTTGTTTTTTTTATTAAATTTAGGTAATAAAAAACTAATTAATTCAAAAGTAGAAAACGTTAAAAAAATAGATGTATATTTAAATACTTTGGTTTC
The nucleotide sequence above comes from Chryseobacterium sp. 7. Encoded proteins:
- a CDS encoding response regulator transcription factor; protein product: MEIREQLSDKLLDTVSRKCLLDIEIYKQRALVYSEMEGAISVLSDMQANKSYIYKSGAAVELGLSKGENPIEINTIWEEEMLKKIHPDDRLKKYIHELRFFKLLEGIEKEQRTAYSVVSKIRMKDKNEEYRWVKHRMFYIYSPYNRRLRFALCLYNIALSSSSAPDFMIIDTVKGEIIVKDKLDYKNILSPRELEVLKFVGEGYASKEIADLLSISINTVSRHRQNILEKLKVKNSTQAFKDSFY
- a CDS encoding helix-turn-helix domain-containing protein; translation: MMKRSEEITHQYFTFLDKHIQDVISGDVPEFLELNEIAGELAISHKHLTDTIKKETGQHPCSFYDEKIIDQIKQMLMESDQSVAEIARIFTYDPSNFSKFFKKMTGFTPGNFRNSKKI